One window from the genome of Echinicola vietnamensis DSM 17526 encodes:
- a CDS encoding DUF805 domain-containing protein produces MKTILEPTGRITRRKYLLLFVLFYFINLLCIMLIYESMEAENWLTFVIFGILLITTIVLLLVQAIKRLHDIGMDWKYALYLLIPPPINLIGFVYLAIKPGHNGTNKYGPDPRKTDIV; encoded by the coding sequence ATGAAAACCATTCTTGAACCCACAGGAAGAATTACCAGAAGGAAGTATTTGTTACTTTTCGTACTCTTCTATTTCATCAATCTCTTGTGCATCATGTTGATCTACGAGTCAATGGAAGCTGAAAACTGGCTCACCTTTGTTATTTTTGGCATTTTACTGATCACCACCATTGTTTTGCTATTGGTACAGGCGATTAAGCGACTTCATGACATCGGGATGGATTGGAAGTATGCGCTATATTTATTGATCCCACCTCCAATCAACTTGATTGGATTTGTCTACTTGGCCATCAAACCTGGCCACAACGGCACCAACAAGTATGGACCGGATCCTAGAAAAACGGACATCGTCTAA
- a CDS encoding glutamine synthetase III, whose protein sequence is MATLRQQSLMMVQSRGNVPFEAPSSKISDYFGSEVFGLSKMKDALAPSVYKKVSEAIEKGSKIDTSSAEEVATAAKAWALSKGVTHYTHWFQPLTGSTAEKHDTFFDAHAKIERFKGSALVQQEPDASSFPNGGIRTTFEARGYTAWDPSSPMFIFENTLCIPTIFVSYTGEALDYKTPLLKSVEAVSAAATPICQLFDRSVKKVNPSLGVEQEYFVIDKALYASRPDLVMAGRTVFGHNPARGQQLDDHYFGSIPGRVKAFMKHFEIEALKLGIPVSTRHNEVAPGQFEVAPVFEEINKATDHNQLLMDLMDKVADQHHLKVLFHEKPFAGLNGSGKHNNWSLITDTGVNLFQPSNSARENLQFLTFLVATVKAVHDHADILRASIASAGNDFRLGANEAPPAIISVFLGSTLTAVLDELEKNGNIKIEKGDNMYMKLGISKIPEIILDNTDRNRTSPFAFTGNKFEFRAVGSSSNVAGPMTALNVIAADTLKLMYKDIQAEIEGGKEKKIAIVNVLRKYIKESKKVRFEGDGYSEEWEKEAEKRGLSNLKSTPFALDVLVAKATSELYEKHNVMNITELHARHEIRLENYIMKVQIESRVMGDLALNHVIPTAIQYQTKLIENANGLKSLGLDSKAAIDTINEISKHIEAIKENVSAMIDARRRLNKEEDIAKRAKGYSTDVKDAFFEKIRYSVDKLELFVDDEFWPLVKYREMLFLR, encoded by the coding sequence ATGGCAACTTTACGACAACAATCATTAATGATGGTACAATCAAGAGGAAATGTACCTTTTGAGGCTCCATCCAGTAAAATTTCCGATTACTTTGGTTCCGAAGTGTTCGGTTTATCCAAAATGAAAGATGCGCTTGCTCCTTCCGTGTATAAAAAAGTGAGCGAAGCAATCGAAAAGGGATCAAAAATTGATACCTCAAGTGCAGAAGAAGTAGCTACAGCGGCGAAAGCATGGGCCTTGTCAAAAGGAGTGACCCACTACACGCACTGGTTCCAGCCACTTACTGGGTCTACCGCTGAGAAACACGATACGTTCTTTGACGCGCACGCAAAGATTGAAAGATTTAAAGGTTCAGCATTGGTTCAGCAAGAGCCAGATGCTTCTTCCTTCCCTAATGGTGGTATAAGAACAACATTTGAAGCAAGAGGATATACAGCTTGGGATCCTAGTTCTCCAATGTTCATTTTTGAGAACACGCTGTGCATTCCAACCATTTTTGTGTCCTATACAGGAGAAGCATTGGATTATAAAACCCCATTGCTGAAGTCTGTAGAGGCCGTTAGTGCTGCTGCCACTCCTATCTGCCAATTGTTTGATAGAAGTGTGAAAAAAGTAAATCCATCACTAGGGGTGGAGCAAGAGTACTTTGTGATCGATAAGGCGCTTTATGCCTCAAGACCTGACTTGGTAATGGCAGGAAGGACTGTATTTGGTCATAATCCAGCCAGAGGCCAACAGTTGGATGATCACTACTTTGGTTCTATACCTGGCCGAGTGAAGGCTTTCATGAAGCACTTCGAAATCGAAGCCTTGAAATTGGGCATTCCAGTGTCTACGCGTCACAATGAAGTGGCTCCAGGGCAATTTGAAGTGGCCCCGGTATTTGAAGAAATAAACAAAGCTACAGACCACAACCAATTGTTGATGGATCTGATGGATAAAGTGGCGGACCAACATCATTTGAAAGTGTTGTTCCACGAAAAACCATTCGCAGGTCTTAACGGTAGTGGTAAGCATAACAACTGGTCATTGATCACTGATACTGGTGTGAACTTGTTCCAGCCAAGTAATTCTGCCAGAGAGAACCTTCAGTTCTTAACGTTCTTGGTGGCTACTGTCAAGGCTGTTCATGACCATGCGGACATTTTGAGAGCAAGTATCGCCTCAGCGGGCAATGACTTCCGTTTGGGAGCCAATGAAGCACCACCGGCGATCATCTCTGTTTTCTTGGGATCTACCCTTACTGCGGTATTGGACGAGCTTGAGAAAAACGGTAATATCAAGATCGAGAAAGGTGACAATATGTACATGAAGCTTGGTATCAGCAAGATTCCAGAGATCATCTTGGATAATACCGACCGAAACAGGACTTCTCCATTTGCATTTACCGGCAACAAATTTGAGTTTAGAGCAGTAGGCTCTTCTTCAAACGTAGCTGGCCCGATGACTGCCTTGAACGTGATCGCTGCAGATACCTTGAAGTTGATGTACAAAGACATTCAAGCTGAAATCGAAGGTGGAAAAGAGAAGAAAATCGCCATCGTTAATGTATTGAGAAAATACATCAAAGAAAGCAAGAAAGTAAGATTCGAAGGAGACGGTTACTCTGAAGAGTGGGAAAAAGAAGCCGAAAAAAGAGGGCTTTCCAACTTGAAGAGCACGCCATTTGCGCTGGATGTATTGGTAGCGAAAGCAACCTCAGAGCTGTATGAGAAGCACAATGTAATGAACATTACGGAGCTTCACGCAAGACATGAAATCCGTCTTGAAAATTACATCATGAAAGTTCAGATCGAGTCAAGGGTGATGGGAGACCTTGCCTTGAACCACGTGATTCCTACTGCTATTCAGTATCAAACCAAGCTGATTGAAAACGCTAACGGGCTTAAGAGCCTTGGACTGGATTCCAAAGCGGCCATTGATACCATCAATGAAATCAGTAAGCACATCGAAGCTATCAAAGAAAATGTTTCTGCGATGATCGATGCCAGAAGAAGACTGAACAAAGAAGAGGATATAGCTAAGAGAGCGAAAGGTTATAGCACAGATGTAAAAGATGCCTTCTTTGAGAAAATCAGATACTCTGTAGATAAGCTTGAGCTTTTCGTGGACGATGAGTTCTGGCCACTAGTGAAATATAGAGAAATGTTGTTCTTGAGATAA
- a CDS encoding creatininase family protein yields the protein MRPYILAESNWKDLKHANIDLAILPWGATEAHNYHLPYGTDNYEAEAIAAEAGRLAYEAGAHITVLPCIPFGVNTGQADIFLDMNLNPSTQLAIVNDVVEVLHRQKVRKLLILNSHGGNDFKTILRELGLKYPDMFFSSCNWFKALDKKAYFEMDGDHADEMETSLIMYLHPHLVRPLDEAGEGEERESLVEGIREGWAWSERKWSRVTKDTGIGNPKKASSKKGERYFKDLTEKISNLFIELAALNQYDPYK from the coding sequence ATGAGACCATACATTCTTGCCGAATCAAACTGGAAAGACCTAAAACATGCCAATATCGATTTAGCCATCCTTCCATGGGGAGCTACAGAAGCGCACAACTACCACTTACCTTATGGAACGGATAATTATGAAGCAGAGGCAATTGCTGCTGAAGCCGGACGTTTGGCTTACGAAGCAGGGGCACACATCACGGTACTTCCCTGCATTCCTTTTGGGGTCAACACAGGACAGGCAGACATTTTTTTGGACATGAACCTCAATCCCAGCACCCAGTTGGCCATCGTAAACGATGTTGTAGAAGTCCTGCATCGACAAAAGGTCAGGAAATTACTTATTCTAAACAGTCATGGAGGAAACGACTTCAAAACAATCTTACGGGAATTGGGGCTTAAGTATCCTGACATGTTTTTTTCTAGCTGCAATTGGTTCAAGGCATTGGACAAAAAAGCGTATTTCGAGATGGACGGAGACCATGCAGATGAAATGGAAACGAGCCTTATCATGTATTTACATCCTCACTTGGTACGGCCGCTTGATGAAGCAGGAGAAGGAGAAGAACGTGAATCATTGGTAGAAGGCATCAGGGAAGGCTGGGCATGGTCTGAGCGAAAATGGTCCAGGGTCACCAAAGACACCGGTATCGGAAACCCCAAAAAAGCCTCATCGAAAAAAGGCGAACGTTATTTTAAAGACCTCACCGAAAAAATCAGTAATCTTTTCATTGAACTGGCAGCATTAAACCAGTACGATCCTTACAAATAA
- the mtaB gene encoding tRNA (N(6)-L-threonylcarbamoyladenosine(37)-C(2))-methylthiotransferase MtaB produces MKKVAFYTLGCKLNYSETSTISRQFEEKGYKKVGFEDTPDIFIINTCSVTENADKKCKKIVKEAKKISPNSYVTIIGCYAQLKPKEISEIKGVDAVLGAAEKFRLIELLDGFAKEQETKILASEIQEATAFNNAFSMHDRTRTFLKVQDGCNYGCAFCTIPLARGKSRSDSIENILKSAREIAATDVKEVVLTGVNIGDFGIQGGKRKEKFVDLVQELDEIEGIDRFRISSIEPNLLTNEIIEFASRSKRFVPHFHIPLQSGSNTILRKMGRRYLRELYVDRVSKIKSLMPHCCIGVDVIVGFPGETEELFLETYNFLNELPVSYLHVFTYSERPNTRATEMDDVVPMKVRNQRSKMLRILSEKKKRLFYEQNLKGTFDVLFEEDIDNGMMHGFTENYVRVAAKYDPLLINEIKKVTLWEINDKGTVDAVEPEIVYEQH; encoded by the coding sequence GTGAAAAAGGTAGCATTTTATACATTGGGTTGCAAATTAAATTACTCTGAAACTTCCACCATTAGCCGGCAATTTGAAGAAAAGGGCTATAAAAAGGTGGGATTTGAAGATACGCCCGACATTTTCATCATCAATACCTGCTCGGTGACGGAGAATGCAGACAAGAAGTGTAAGAAGATCGTTAAAGAAGCTAAAAAAATATCGCCCAATTCATACGTGACGATCATCGGGTGCTATGCCCAACTAAAACCAAAGGAAATTTCGGAAATAAAAGGAGTAGATGCAGTGCTTGGCGCTGCAGAAAAGTTCAGGTTGATTGAACTGCTGGATGGATTCGCCAAGGAACAAGAAACCAAAATCCTGGCCTCAGAAATCCAGGAAGCCACAGCATTTAACAATGCTTTTTCCATGCATGATCGCACCAGAACATTCCTGAAAGTCCAGGATGGCTGTAATTACGGCTGTGCATTCTGCACCATCCCCTTGGCAAGGGGGAAAAGCCGAAGTGACAGCATCGAAAACATTCTGAAATCAGCCCGGGAAATTGCCGCTACGGATGTCAAGGAAGTCGTATTGACAGGTGTCAATATCGGAGACTTCGGTATTCAAGGAGGAAAGAGGAAAGAAAAGTTTGTGGACCTTGTTCAGGAACTTGACGAAATTGAAGGGATTGACAGGTTTCGCATTTCATCCATTGAACCCAATTTGCTCACCAATGAAATCATAGAGTTCGCTTCCCGATCAAAGCGATTTGTGCCTCATTTCCATATCCCACTTCAATCCGGCAGCAACACCATCCTGAGAAAGATGGGCAGGCGATACCTTCGTGAGCTTTATGTCGATCGGGTTTCGAAAATCAAATCCTTGATGCCACACTGCTGTATTGGCGTGGATGTTATCGTTGGCTTCCCTGGAGAAACCGAAGAGCTTTTCCTAGAAACCTATAACTTCCTAAACGAGCTTCCTGTATCTTACCTCCATGTGTTCACGTATTCTGAAAGACCTAACACGCGGGCGACAGAAATGGATGATGTCGTCCCCATGAAAGTCCGAAACCAACGTTCCAAAATGCTACGGATCCTCTCTGAGAAAAAAAAGAGACTGTTTTACGAACAAAACTTAAAAGGAACCTTCGATGTGCTTTTTGAAGAAGACATCGATAACGGGATGATGCACGGCTTTACCGAAAATTATGTTCGGGTGGCCGCTAAATATGATCCGCTCCTCATCAATGAAATCAAGAAGGTGACCCTCTGGGAAATCAATGACAAGGGCACTGTAGATGCCGTCGAACCAGAGATTGTTTACGAACAACATTAA
- a CDS encoding ABC transporter permease — translation MELLENIKEALRSIKSNRLRTILTGLIIAIGITALVGMLTAIDGMKAQIEESFSGLGANNFDVRSKNTSGQRVTRSGVTEKQFKPVSYKDALDFRKGYSSRGMATVSTRVSGSTEVKRGSEITNPNVRIIGVDENYVLIKGQNIEEGRNFSNVEIEYGNNVCLIGSEIVELLFKSHENPVGAYVSFFGNRYSIVGVLEEQGSVGNDSGVDRTILIPVENASRLDQTGGFWYTITVSTSDPTKMEYEMGQATGLMRKVREDRVGELDSFEVVKSNNVGESLEEVAGYLRIGGFGIGFITLLGASVGLMNIMLVSVTERTREIGIRKALGATPKRIRQQFLIEAIVICIMGGVFGVLVGMGIGNIVASFVGPGGFLVPWLWMLLAFMICVLVGLVSGVIPAIKASKLDPIEALRYE, via the coding sequence ATGGAATTGCTCGAAAATATTAAAGAAGCGTTAAGGTCAATCAAGTCCAATCGGTTAAGGACGATTTTGACTGGGCTGATCATTGCCATCGGGATAACCGCGCTGGTGGGGATGCTAACGGCTATCGATGGGATGAAAGCGCAGATTGAGGAGAGCTTCAGTGGTCTTGGCGCCAATAATTTCGATGTACGTTCCAAAAACACTTCTGGACAGCGGGTAACACGATCCGGGGTGACCGAAAAGCAATTTAAGCCGGTGAGTTATAAGGATGCCTTAGATTTTCGGAAAGGCTATAGCTCCCGTGGAATGGCCACCGTTTCCACACGGGTAAGTGGATCTACAGAGGTGAAGAGAGGTTCTGAAATCACTAATCCGAATGTCAGGATCATTGGAGTGGATGAAAATTACGTGCTGATCAAAGGGCAAAATATTGAAGAAGGGAGGAATTTTAGTAATGTGGAAATCGAATATGGAAACAATGTGTGCCTCATCGGCAGCGAGATCGTAGAATTGCTTTTTAAAAGCCACGAGAATCCGGTCGGAGCTTATGTCTCCTTTTTTGGAAACCGGTATTCGATCGTTGGGGTGTTGGAAGAGCAGGGATCCGTGGGGAATGATTCGGGAGTCGACCGTACTATATTAATTCCTGTGGAAAATGCTTCCAGGCTGGATCAAACGGGCGGGTTTTGGTACACCATCACCGTTTCGACGTCAGATCCCACAAAAATGGAATATGAAATGGGACAAGCTACTGGGCTCATGCGGAAAGTTCGTGAAGATAGGGTGGGGGAGCTGGATTCTTTTGAAGTGGTCAAGTCCAATAATGTTGGAGAAAGTTTAGAGGAAGTGGCCGGTTATCTGAGGATCGGTGGCTTTGGGATAGGTTTTATCACCTTATTGGGCGCTTCTGTTGGATTGATGAACATTATGCTGGTTTCCGTTACGGAAAGAACCCGGGAAATCGGTATCCGGAAAGCGCTTGGAGCCACCCCCAAAAGGATCCGTCAGCAATTTTTAATTGAAGCGATTGTCATTTGTATCATGGGAGGAGTTTTTGGTGTGCTTGTCGGTATGGGAATTGGAAATATCGTGGCCAGCTTTGTGGGGCCTGGAGGATTTTTGGTGCCATGGCTTTGGATGCTGCTGGCCTTTATGATCTGTGTTTTAGTAGGGCTAGTATCCGGTGTAATTCCGGCAATCAAGGCCAGTAAACTAGATCCCATCGAAGCACTCCGTTATGAGTAA